The proteins below come from a single Azospirillum sp. B510 genomic window:
- a CDS encoding MarR family transcriptional regulator, with translation MKPYIDMYRRWIAVPGIQAADIAVLSALYAHADRDGVCTATQGELAEELGQSRAWFNAVLKGLQEKAPQESAVALVCAKPRRGLRGFAYQLAGMEGVTAGISCQPADSNGSPAGFSLDSGNPESSSSFSGGVGVGQGEALPADWQPDAEDLAWAAAERPEVDAGRVTAKFVSWCRKAHRRNGYRPPDPGAAWRRWIVRELVTANEPPVISAQQTVPSSAQPLAQPPVSQFRREFRHDRRASPLPSPLRAGSASDAAGRNRETLAALRLRLAGQA, from the coding sequence ATGAAGCCATACATCGACATGTACAGGCGCTGGATTGCCGTGCCCGGCATCCAGGCAGCCGACATCGCGGTGTTGTCCGCGCTCTACGCCCATGCCGACCGCGACGGTGTCTGCACCGCGACGCAAGGCGAGCTGGCCGAAGAGCTGGGGCAAAGCCGCGCCTGGTTCAACGCCGTGCTGAAGGGACTGCAAGAAAAGGCCCCGCAGGAGTCGGCCGTCGCACTGGTCTGCGCCAAACCCCGGCGGGGCCTGCGCGGTTTCGCCTATCAGCTGGCTGGAATGGAGGGTGTCACGGCCGGCATCTCCTGTCAGCCGGCTGACAGCAACGGTTCCCCGGCCGGCTTTTCCTTGGATTCTGGGAATCCTGAATCCTCCTCCTCCTTTTCGGGTGGGGTAGGGGTTGGGCAGGGCGAGGCATTACCGGCCGACTGGCAGCCGGACGCCGAGGATCTGGCATGGGCAGCGGCGGAACGTCCCGAGGTCGATGCCGGACGGGTGACCGCGAAGTTCGTGTCCTGGTGCCGCAAGGCCCATCGCCGCAACGGCTATCGCCCGCCGGATCCGGGAGCCGCATGGCGGCGCTGGATCGTCCGGGAACTGGTCACCGCCAACGAGCCGCCCGTCATTTCCGCCCAGCAAACCGTCCCCTCCTCTGCCCAACCCCTTGCCCAACCCCCAGTTTCCCAGTTCCGCCGGGAGTTCCGCCATGACCGCCGCGCCAGCCCCTTGCCCAGCCCCTTGCGGGCCGGCTCCGCGTCCGATGCCGCCGGCCGCAACCGCGAAACCCTCGCTGCCCTGCGCCTTCGCCTCGCTGGCCAGGCTTGA